A window of the Bacillota bacterium genome harbors these coding sequences:
- a CDS encoding arginine repressor has protein sequence MKNSRHAKILTIINETPIETQEELVEALEKCGYHVTQATVSRDIKELKLVKIQDGALYKYAYVNQNNNDFMLNKYKNILRESIISIDYAGNLVVVKCHAGMGQAAGAALDSMQLGDIVGSIAGDDTVIVVMRETADIPAYVEKIRKLL, from the coding sequence ATGAAAAACAGCAGGCATGCTAAGATTTTAACTATAATAAACGAAACGCCTATTGAAACTCAGGAGGAGCTTGTTGAAGCTCTTGAAAAATGCGGCTATCATGTCACACAGGCTACTGTATCGAGGGACATAAAAGAGCTTAAACTGGTTAAAATCCAGGACGGCGCGCTTTACAAATACGCATATGTGAACCAGAACAACAACGATTTTATGCTGAATAAGTACAAAAACATACTCCGTGAATCTATCATCTCCATCGATTATGCGGGCAATCTGGTTGTTGTGAAATGCCATGCCGGAATGGGGCAGGCGGCTGGCGCTGCGCTTGATTCGATGCAGCTTGGTGATATTGTCGGCTCTATTGCCGGTGATGATACTGTGATTGTAGTTATGCGCGAAACAGCTGATATTCCGGCTTATGTTGAAAAAATAAGAAAACTGCTGTAA
- a CDS encoding NAD(+)/NADH kinase, translated as MNILLYPNRDKDSGLLFTQRLYEILEGYGANVFGHISAKELTNVQLISDDEISNNIDLIVTIGGDGTFLQGAHYAFSNDIPIIGFNMGHVGFLAELEVTEIELLKRVLSGDFEIDERMLINVKLLRGNEKIFDEECVNEVVIHQGNIPRILDIDLSRNGKMISHYRADGMLVCTSTGSTAYSLSAGGPIIDPSLKCLSMVPICAHSIASRPVIFAGSSKLTVTLSDMHGKDAFVAADGHSAAEVKDGDVVIITESKKRLKVVKLKDLNFYEVLRIKMYR; from the coding sequence ATGAACATTCTATTATATCCCAACAGGGATAAGGACAGCGGCCTTCTTTTTACTCAAAGGCTTTATGAGATATTAGAGGGATATGGCGCTAATGTATTCGGACACATTTCAGCAAAAGAATTAACAAATGTTCAGCTTATCAGCGACGATGAGATTTCAAATAATATTGATCTTATCGTGACTATTGGCGGCGACGGCACGTTTTTGCAGGGCGCGCATTACGCTTTTTCAAACGATATCCCTATAATTGGCTTCAACATGGGGCATGTAGGCTTTTTGGCAGAACTTGAAGTAACAGAGATCGAGCTGTTAAAGAGGGTTTTGTCTGGGGATTTCGAGATAGATGAAAGGATGCTCATAAACGTTAAGCTTTTGCGTGGCAATGAAAAGATATTTGACGAGGAATGCGTCAATGAGGTCGTGATCCATCAGGGCAATATCCCAAGGATTCTTGACATTGATTTGTCGAGAAACGGCAAAATGATTTCTCACTACAGGGCTGACGGCATGCTTGTCTGCACCTCGACCGGGTCTACGGCATATTCGCTGTCAGCAGGAGGACCTATCATAGATCCGTCCCTTAAATGTCTTTCAATGGTTCCTATCTGTGCCCATTCTATTGCTTCTAGACCTGTTATATTTGCAGGAAGCTCGAAACTTACTGTGACTTTAAGCGATATGCATGGCAAGGACGCGTTTGTTGCGGCTGACGGGCATAGTGCCGCCGAGGTAAAAGACGGTGATGTTGTGATCATTACTGAATCAAAAAAACGGCTCAAGGTGGTTAAACTCAAGGATTTGAATTTTTATGAAGTTCTGCGCATCAAAATGTACAGATAA
- a CDS encoding TlyA family RNA methyltransferase, whose amino-acid sequence MDKIRADVLLTQKGLTESREKARIAIQNGLATADGKLILKPSETILETAFLELSAPPLQYVGRGGYKLEKALREFKIDVTDYICMDIGASTGGFTDCLLQNGAKRVYAIDVGINQLSQHLAADARVVSFEKTNIRQFEREKIDDVINFITVDVSFISLSQVFPKIYEFLKPRGEAVCLIKPQFEAGRFAATKTGVVKDKNTHIKVITSVLNAAKLNSFTALNLDYSPIKGGNGNIEYLLHMVKDEVNTDFLDITKIVTGAFENL is encoded by the coding sequence ATGGACAAAATTCGCGCGGATGTTTTACTTACGCAGAAGGGACTGACTGAAAGCAGGGAGAAAGCAAGAATCGCTATTCAAAATGGTCTTGCGACTGCTGACGGTAAGCTGATTTTAAAGCCCTCTGAGACAATTTTAGAAACTGCGTTTCTCGAGTTATCCGCGCCGCCGCTTCAGTATGTTGGAAGAGGCGGATATAAGCTTGAGAAAGCACTTCGTGAATTTAAAATAGACGTGACAGATTATATATGCATGGATATCGGAGCATCTACCGGAGGATTTACCGACTGCCTTTTGCAAAACGGGGCAAAACGCGTGTATGCAATCGATGTCGGAATAAATCAGCTTTCGCAGCATCTTGCGGCGGACGCACGTGTTGTGAGTTTTGAGAAAACGAATATAAGACAGTTTGAACGGGAAAAGATTGACGACGTTATCAATTTTATAACAGTCGATGTTTCGTTTATATCTCTTAGTCAGGTCTTCCCCAAAATATATGAATTTTTAAAGCCTCGGGGAGAAGCTGTATGCCTTATTAAACCGCAGTTTGAGGCTGGGAGATTTGCTGCAACCAAAACGGGCGTTGTTAAAGACAAAAACACGCATATCAAAGTCATAACTTCCGTTCTGAATGCCGCAAAGTTAAATAGCTTTACAGCATTAAATCTGGATTATTCGCCTATAAAAGGCGGAAACGGCAACATTGAATATTTGCTGCATATGGTTAAAGATGAAGTAAATACTGACTTTTTAGATATTACGAAGATAGTAACGGGGGCATTTGAGAATCTATAG
- a CDS encoding AAA family ATPase — translation MLSKLYIENVAVIDKMTVDFRPGFSVLTGETGAGKSIIIDALNMVLGERASKDLIRTGNNSAFVSALFDMFSTDVITELSTYGIEIDENGELLIERQISTDGKNTCRINGRPVTTGILREIGKFLVNIHGQHDNQSLLDPEKHLSFLDRFAVTDELLSSFQDAYKNTGEIKKQINALKLDEHEKARRLDMLRYQINEINAASLKANEDIELGEQKKRVRNAEKISSALSMAYEMLYERDDSAAALIETSKNELSGIASFSREINDAYLKLGEISFELEEVTDTIRT, via the coding sequence ATGCTCTCTAAGCTTTATATCGAAAATGTTGCAGTTATAGATAAAATGACTGTGGATTTTAGACCCGGGTTTTCTGTTTTAACGGGTGAAACGGGGGCTGGCAAATCCATCATTATTGACGCGCTCAATATGGTGCTCGGTGAGCGCGCATCTAAAGATCTTATTAGGACGGGGAATAATTCTGCTTTCGTTTCAGCATTGTTCGATATGTTTTCGACGGACGTCATCACTGAACTGTCTACATACGGCATCGAAATCGATGAGAATGGTGAACTGCTGATTGAGAGGCAGATCTCGACGGACGGAAAAAACACATGCCGTATAAACGGGCGTCCCGTTACCACTGGCATTCTGCGTGAGATTGGAAAGTTTCTGGTAAATATCCACGGACAGCACGACAATCAGTCGCTTCTTGACCCGGAAAAGCATCTTTCATTTTTAGACAGGTTTGCCGTAACAGACGAATTACTAAGCAGTTTTCAGGATGCGTATAAGAACACAGGGGAAATAAAAAAACAGATAAATGCATTAAAACTTGACGAGCATGAAAAAGCCCGCAGGCTTGATATGCTTCGCTATCAGATAAATGAGATAAACGCTGCCTCTCTAAAAGCTAATGAAGATATTGAGCTTGGGGAACAGAAAAAACGTGTCAGAAATGCTGAAAAAATATCGTCAGCGCTGAGTATGGCATACGAAATGCTTTATGAGAGAGACGATTCGGCGGCGGCACTCATTGAAACATCAAAGAATGAATTATCGGGGATTGCATCATTTTCCCGGGAAATAAATGACGCTTATCTAAAACTTGGCGAAATATCTTTTGAGCTTGAAGAAGTCACTGATACCATAAGAACAAG